The following are encoded in a window of Mycoplasmopsis bovis PG45 genomic DNA:
- the pth gene encoding aminoacyl-tRNA hydrolase, translated as MKLIVGLGNPGNEYRFTRHNAGFLAIDKICEKLNISLNKEKFNGEFVISDGFILARPLTYMNKSGDFIYSIANFYKIDSSDIIVIYDDLSFSVGQAAIKIGGSSAGHKGIESLMSKFKTNDFKRIRVGIGASNNLSIKDYVLSLFSKEEMLIIEEVLEKVADAAISLVYNDINYVTSKFNTDNKKRVI; from the coding sequence ATGAAATTGATTGTTGGATTAGGAAACCCAGGAAACGAATATAGATTTACAAGACACAATGCAGGGTTTTTAGCAATTGATAAAATTTGTGAAAAGCTAAATATTTCTCTTAATAAAGAGAAATTTAATGGTGAATTTGTCATATCTGACGGATTTATTTTAGCCAGACCTTTGACATATATGAACAAGTCGGGTGATTTTATTTATTCAATAGCTAATTTTTACAAGATTGATTCATCTGACATAATAGTTATTTATGATGATTTAAGTTTTTCAGTTGGACAAGCAGCAATAAAAATTGGTGGTTCTAGTGCCGGACATAAAGGAATAGAAAGCTTAATGAGCAAATTTAAAACTAATGATTTTAAAAGAATTAGAGTAGGAATTGGAGCAAGTAATAATCTATCTATAAAAGACTATGTTCTTTCACTGTTTTCAAAAGAAGAAATGCTTATTATTGAGGAAGTGTTAGAAAAAGTAGCTGATGCTGCAATATCATTAGTTTATAACGACATAAATTATGTGACAAGCAAATTTAATACTGATAATAAAAAGAGAGTTATATAG